A window of Hevea brasiliensis isolate MT/VB/25A 57/8 chromosome 14, ASM3005281v1, whole genome shotgun sequence contains these coding sequences:
- the LOC131172768 gene encoding YTH domain-containing protein ECT4-like: MPCYSWDSAYFSDVSNGNTGSQNGKYGSASTFAKSSGFNSMKSNDNTAGKSSKSTNTQAIRPLNKVSALGSDFSARLSKGYHPVGNLPPFSIQKHGPFPHNCPMNYRQNGRIWNGNDRNKSGDRFYKNSDFETSNELTSGPRGSNKFPSLETAVKEDLGITVQREQYNKPDFETKYADAKFYVIKSYNEDDIHKGIKYDVWASTPNGNKKLDAAFGEAEQRS; this comes from the exons ATGCCTTGCTATTCATGGGATTCAGCATATTTTAGTGATGTCTCAAATGGCAATACTGGTTCTCAAAATGGAAAATATGGATCAGCTTCTACTTTTGCCAAGTCCAGTGGTTTTAACTCTATGAAGTCTAATGACAATACTGCTGGCAAATCCTCTAAGTCTACAAATACACAAGCAATCAGACCTTTAAACAAG GTGTCTGCATTGGGTTCTGATTTCTCAGCACGTCTCTCGAAAGGATACCATCCTGTAGGAAATTTGCCTCCTTTTTCTATCCAAAAACATGGTCCATTCCCGCATAATTGTCCTATGAACTATAGACAGAACGGAAGGATATGGAATGGAAATGATAGAAATAAATCTGGAGACAGATTCTATAAAAACAGTgattttgaaacctcaaatgaacTAACTTCTGGTCCTAGGGGCTCTAACAAATTTCCTTCTCTGGAGACTGCTGTCAAGGAAGACTTGGGAATCACTGTACAAAGAGAGCAGTATAACAAACCAGATTTTGAAACTAAGTACGCAGATGCTAAGTTCTATGTTATCAAATCTTACAATGAAGATGACATTCATAAGGGCATTAAATATGATGTATGGGCAAGCACTCCAAATGGCAATAAGAAGTTAGATGCAGCATTCGGTGAAGCAGAACAGAGATCTTGA